The DNA window TGTCGCCGGTGGTGTAGAACACGCCTGCGTTCCAGCCGACCGACCAGTCATGCCCCTTGAGGCTGGCGAAACCGTCGGCGGGCGCCAGCGGCGAAAGCTGCGGCAGGGCGTTGGTGAGCGTCGCCTTCACATATTGCACGTCGACGCCGCCGCCCACGGACAGGCCATCGGTCAGCTTATAAGCGAAGGACGGCTGGATATTATAGGTTTTGAGGTCGGTGTAGAGCGAGTCGTAGCGGCCGAAGAAACCGTCATCATATTCAAGCTTCAGGCCGAAGGGCGCGTTGACGCCGAGGCCCAGCCACAGCCGGTCGCTGACCTGCGCGCTGGCGTAGAAGCTGGGGACCGGAATGACGCTGTCGAAGGGGTTGCCGCCGTCATTGCCCGTGATCGGAGCGCGCACGGGCAGGCCGGGGATCGACCGGTAGCTGCCGCGATTGGTCTGATGCGCCGACGCCATCAGGGCGGACGCGCCCGCCGAAAGCTGGATACCCTGAAGCTGCGTCATCGCGGCGGGGTTGAAATAGATGGTGGAGGGGTCATCGCCCGCCGCGGCGCCGCCGGACAGGGCGCGCCCGGTTTCGATGGGCGACTGTTCCTGAAGGTAGAAGCCGCCGGCGAGGGCGCTTCCCGGCGCGGCGAGCGCGAGCGTGGCGAGCAGGCTGGGGACGAAACGGTGGCGAAGGGACATGGCAGATCCTCTGCTGAAGGCGACTCTTATCGTGCGGTCCGGTGGCGCG is part of the Sphingobium amiense genome and encodes:
- a CDS encoding OmpP1/FadL family transporter — its product is MSLRHRFVPSLLATLALAAPGSALAGGFYLQEQSPIETGRALSGGAAAGDDPSTIYFNPAAMTQLQGIQLSAGASALMASAHQTNRGSYRSIPGLPVRAPITGNDGGNPFDSVIPVPSFYASAQVSDRLWLGLGVNAPFGLKLEYDDGFFGRYDSLYTDLKTYNIQPSFAYKLTDGLSVGGGVDVQYVKATLTNALPQLSPLAPADGFASLKGHDWSVGWNAGVFYTTGDTNFGVHFRKGINQHLEGTQTVSGLLGPIAAGNGSFAATAPLNLPDIVTVSMMHRLTPGLRAMLTGKWYNWSKFRGIAVTSATGTTNKELDYRDSYSFSAGAEYDVSPALTLRAGTMFDRTPTNPQHLTTRVPDGDRVWLTGGATFNISPAAALNLSYAHTFVEKANIIRPDSYYPAPATVTATTLAQTSGNADQVAASVTLRF